One Nonomuraea angiospora DNA segment encodes these proteins:
- a CDS encoding LacI family DNA-binding transcriptional regulator, translating into MTERPHPPRLLDVAKAAGVSLATASRALTGSTGVSAEVAAHVQAVASQVGYVPNSHARALAGGQASMVGLIVHDVGDPYFGEIARGVLRETESRGYMALISQTERDPRAELARVRALRAHRVTSIVLAGSGYVEAATEADIATEVRSFTAAGGRVAVIGRHHLPVDAVLPDNAAGGSTLMHHLLDLGHRRLGVLGGPANLTTVEDRLAGLRAALAAAGLDWRSFPVVHGDFTREGGAAATARLMRAHPDLTAVVALNDPMAVGALSWLLNNGRRVPGEISVAGFDDVPVARDVYPALTTVRLPMVEMGKQALELVLKPPASRPRRRRTTHELVVRASTAPPPP; encoded by the coding sequence ATGACCGAGCGACCTCATCCACCCCGACTCCTCGACGTGGCCAAGGCCGCGGGGGTCTCGCTGGCCACGGCCTCCCGGGCCCTGACGGGCAGCACCGGCGTGAGCGCCGAGGTCGCCGCCCACGTCCAGGCGGTCGCGTCCCAGGTCGGCTACGTGCCCAACAGCCACGCGCGGGCCCTGGCCGGCGGGCAGGCGTCCATGGTCGGGCTGATCGTGCACGACGTCGGCGACCCCTACTTCGGCGAGATCGCCAGGGGCGTGCTGCGCGAGACCGAGAGCCGCGGCTACATGGCGCTCATCAGCCAGACCGAGCGCGACCCGCGGGCCGAGCTGGCCAGGGTCCGGGCGTTGCGCGCCCACCGCGTGACCTCGATCGTGCTGGCCGGGTCCGGCTACGTCGAGGCGGCGACCGAGGCCGACATCGCCACCGAGGTGCGCTCGTTCACGGCGGCGGGCGGCCGGGTGGCCGTCATCGGCCGCCACCACCTGCCGGTGGACGCCGTGCTGCCCGACAACGCGGCCGGCGGTTCCACGCTCATGCACCACCTGCTCGATCTGGGCCACCGCCGCCTCGGCGTGCTCGGCGGCCCGGCCAACCTGACCACGGTGGAGGACCGGCTGGCCGGGCTGCGGGCGGCGCTCGCCGCGGCCGGGCTCGACTGGCGCTCGTTCCCCGTCGTGCACGGCGACTTCACCAGGGAGGGCGGCGCGGCGGCCACGGCCCGGCTGATGCGGGCGCATCCCGACCTGACGGCGGTGGTCGCGCTCAACGACCCGATGGCGGTGGGCGCGCTGTCGTGGCTGCTCAACAACGGGCGCAGGGTGCCCGGGGAGATCTCGGTGGCGGGGTTCGACGACGTGCCGGTGGCGCGCGACGTCTATCCGGCGCTCACGACGGTCCGGCTGCCCATGGTCGAGATGGGCAAGCAAGCGCTTGAGCTAGTTCTCAAACCGCCCGCCTCGCGCCCGCGCCGCCGCCGCACCACGCACGAGCTGGTCGTACGCGCCTCCACGGCCCCACCGCCGCCTTGA
- a CDS encoding PQQ-dependent sugar dehydrogenase, with amino-acid sequence MPKPLRCLIAAVLVTALCAPPAAAQADPTPVDDPIPEKPAASALTLTLEEFASFPKTETTPEPTDTRLVRWARINYLGELPDGSRRLFVNDLNGKLYFLDKGVPREYLDVGAAFAPDFVSGRGLGSGFGFAAFHPEFAGNGKFYTVHTEWGAALTTKTPDLTPQPSTRFHGVITEWTAADPKANVFSGTHREVLRLGFNGQIHGIQQIDFNPTARRGGKDYGLLYVAAGDGGRGASSDDPQNLAIPQGKILRIDPAGTNGANGRYGIPAANPFAGQAGKLGEIYAYGMRDPHRFSWDPQAGNRLFLGHIGEHAIEAIYDVGAGDNLGWSEREGSFTYSKTDRCHLYTLPDDDAQYGYTYPVAAYDHDPPPGHSCTSDSGHAVTGGFVYRGQKLPLLYGKYLFGDIVDGQVFFTVASEMDERTGRRATIHKPRLVDASGRQLTMQDLAGSTRVDLRFGRDGAGELYVLSKANGKIWKITKAGWTPPDVLPTLLKNVVAAYDFEHPLPADPAQEQDQGLSGTNITLVNGGAAMRVADKAYRGSTYALQTRQVSPDTAGNDDWKAGVYGADGVPTLRAFNGVKGVTVMGWFKMLGEGPAPNSNTEDPADFFNAIGLAGVLSGNSQGHDVRALLELITVNGELRVVALARRVDGSASQTFAANKPWQEVLPRDQWVFLAATFDFDTGTMKLYRNGRPLDGSYSVTGDPWGVDGDPEPDVTSATDPRGIKIGGSYPQNTREQNPCDCRMDGLTFLDRVAAPAEVWAQYELLRLR; translated from the coding sequence ATGCCGAAACCCCTCCGGTGCCTGATCGCCGCGGTGCTGGTGACCGCGTTATGCGCGCCGCCGGCAGCCGCGCAGGCCGACCCGACCCCTGTCGACGACCCCATCCCCGAGAAGCCCGCCGCCTCGGCGCTGACGCTGACGCTGGAGGAGTTCGCCTCGTTCCCGAAGACCGAGACGACTCCCGAGCCGACCGACACCCGCCTGGTCCGCTGGGCGCGGATCAACTACCTGGGCGAGCTGCCCGACGGCTCGCGCCGCCTGTTCGTCAACGACCTCAACGGCAAGCTCTACTTCCTGGACAAGGGCGTGCCGCGCGAATACCTGGACGTCGGCGCCGCTTTCGCGCCCGACTTCGTCTCCGGGCGTGGCCTGGGCAGCGGGTTCGGCTTCGCCGCCTTCCACCCCGAATTCGCCGGCAACGGCAAGTTCTACACCGTCCACACCGAGTGGGGCGCCGCGCTGACCACGAAGACCCCCGACCTGACGCCGCAGCCGAGCACGAGGTTCCACGGCGTCATCACCGAGTGGACGGCCGCCGACCCGAAGGCGAACGTCTTCTCCGGCACCCACAGGGAGGTGCTGCGGCTCGGCTTCAACGGCCAGATCCACGGCATCCAGCAGATCGACTTCAACCCGACGGCCCGCAGGGGCGGCAAGGACTACGGCCTGCTGTACGTCGCCGCCGGTGACGGCGGCCGCGGCGCCTCCAGCGACGACCCGCAGAACCTGGCCATCCCGCAGGGCAAGATCCTCAGGATCGACCCGGCCGGCACGAACGGCGCCAACGGCAGGTACGGCATCCCCGCCGCCAACCCGTTCGCCGGCCAGGCCGGCAAGCTCGGCGAGATCTACGCCTACGGCATGCGCGACCCGCACCGCTTCAGCTGGGACCCGCAGGCCGGCAACCGGCTGTTCCTGGGCCACATCGGCGAGCACGCCATCGAGGCCATCTACGACGTCGGCGCCGGCGACAACCTGGGCTGGAGCGAGCGCGAGGGCTCGTTCACCTACAGCAAGACCGACCGCTGCCACCTCTACACGCTGCCGGACGACGACGCGCAGTACGGCTACACCTACCCGGTGGCCGCCTACGACCACGACCCGCCGCCCGGACACTCCTGCACCTCCGACAGCGGCCACGCCGTCACCGGCGGGTTCGTCTACCGCGGCCAGAAGCTGCCGCTGCTGTACGGCAAGTACCTGTTCGGCGACATCGTGGACGGCCAGGTCTTCTTCACCGTCGCCTCCGAGATGGACGAGCGCACCGGCCGCCGGGCCACGATCCACAAGCCGCGGCTGGTGGACGCGTCCGGCAGGCAGCTGACCATGCAGGACCTGGCCGGCAGCACCCGCGTGGACCTGCGCTTCGGCCGGGACGGCGCGGGCGAGCTCTACGTGCTGTCCAAGGCGAACGGGAAGATCTGGAAGATCACCAAGGCCGGCTGGACCCCGCCGGACGTGCTGCCGACCCTGCTCAAGAACGTGGTGGCCGCGTACGACTTCGAGCACCCGCTGCCCGCCGACCCGGCCCAGGAGCAGGACCAGGGCCTGTCCGGCACGAACATCACGCTGGTCAACGGCGGCGCCGCCATGCGCGTGGCCGACAAGGCCTACCGGGGCAGCACGTACGCGCTGCAGACCCGCCAGGTCTCCCCGGACACGGCCGGCAACGACGACTGGAAGGCCGGCGTCTACGGCGCGGACGGCGTGCCGACGCTGCGCGCGTTCAACGGCGTCAAGGGCGTGACCGTCATGGGCTGGTTCAAGATGCTGGGCGAGGGCCCGGCGCCCAACTCCAACACCGAGGACCCGGCCGACTTCTTCAACGCGATCGGCCTGGCCGGGGTGCTCAGCGGCAACTCCCAGGGGCACGACGTCCGTGCCCTGCTGGAGCTCATCACGGTGAACGGCGAGCTGCGCGTCGTGGCGCTCGCCCGGCGCGTGGACGGCAGCGCCTCCCAGACGTTCGCCGCGAACAAGCCCTGGCAGGAGGTGCTGCCCCGGGACCAGTGGGTGTTCCTGGCCGCGACGTTCGACTTCGACACGGGGACGATGAAGCTCTACAGGAACGGCCGCCCGCTCGACGGGTCCTACTCGGTCACCGGCGACCCGTGGGGCGTCGATGGCGACCCCGAGCCGGACGTCACCTCGGCGACGGACCCGAGAGGCATCAAGATCGGCGGGAGCTATCCGCAGAACACCAGGGAGCAGAACCCCTGCGACTGCCGGATGGACGGCCTGACGTTCCTGGACCGCGTCGCGGCCCCGGCCGAGGTCTGGGCCCAGTACGAGCTGCTGAGGCTTCGCTAG
- a CDS encoding leucine-rich repeat domain-containing protein, whose translation MRAPASGLTEFPAVPADVRLIDLAWNDLTEVPAWVAGLTALEELRLDGNRLRSLPDLSGLPALRALHLDGNELTSFPGCPPSLETLFLYGNRVGAIPDRLSPALRHLAAGGNGLTGVPASLWKLTGLESLNLAENALTEVPPAIGGLARLRMLDLGHNRLDSVPSELGDLDLTDYLYLSDNRFTEVPEAIGRLDRLAYLNLTDNRITRLPESLGRMAALVELRLYNNRLESLPESIGGLAGLRELHAQGNRLTRLPASVAELGELRVLDLRNNHLRELPDRLPPGLRHLDLRNNRLRELPASLPPLDKLDLRWNKLDGEPEVLRRLRDQGCVILR comes from the coding sequence ATGCGTGCGCCCGCTTCCGGTCTGACCGAATTCCCCGCCGTGCCCGCCGACGTCCGCCTGATCGACCTGGCCTGGAACGACCTCACCGAGGTGCCCGCCTGGGTGGCCGGGCTCACCGCGCTGGAGGAGCTCAGGCTCGACGGCAACCGGCTGCGCTCCCTGCCCGACCTGTCGGGGCTCCCCGCGCTGCGCGCGCTGCACCTGGACGGCAACGAGCTGACGTCCTTCCCGGGCTGCCCGCCGAGCCTGGAGACGCTCTTCCTGTACGGCAACCGCGTCGGCGCCATCCCCGACCGGCTGAGCCCCGCCCTGCGCCACCTCGCGGCGGGCGGCAACGGGCTGACCGGCGTGCCCGCCTCGCTCTGGAAGCTGACCGGCCTCGAATCCCTCAACCTCGCCGAGAACGCGCTCACCGAGGTCCCGCCCGCGATCGGCGGGCTGGCCCGGCTGCGCATGCTGGACCTCGGGCACAACCGGCTCGACTCCGTCCCGTCCGAGCTGGGCGACCTGGACCTGACCGACTACCTCTACCTGAGCGACAACCGGTTCACCGAGGTGCCGGAGGCGATCGGGCGGCTGGACCGGCTCGCCTACCTCAACCTCACCGACAACCGGATCACCCGGCTGCCCGAGTCGCTGGGGCGGATGGCCGCGCTGGTGGAGCTGCGGCTCTACAACAACCGGCTGGAGTCGCTGCCCGAGTCCATCGGCGGCCTGGCCGGGCTGCGGGAGCTGCACGCGCAGGGCAACCGGCTGACCCGGCTGCCCGCCTCCGTCGCCGAGCTGGGCGAGCTGCGCGTGCTCGACCTGCGTAACAACCACCTCCGCGAGCTGCCGGACCGCCTGCCGCCCGGCCTCAGGCACCTCGACCTGCGCAACAACCGGCTGCGCGAGCTGCCCGCGAGCCTGCCCCCGCTGGACAAGCTCGACCTGCGGTGGAACAAGCTCGACGGCGAGCCGGAGGTGCTGCGGCGGCTCCGCGATCAGGGCTGCGTCATCCTGCGCTGA
- the cutA gene encoding aerobic carbon-monoxide dehydrogenase large subunit, translated as MTTRLFGEPVQRREDPRLLTGRGRYLDDLGPDALAAAFVRSPHAHARIRGIDVDAALDVEGLVAIYTWEDLPGRVGRPLPLLIPHPALTHGRTAYPLARDVVRHVGEPVVMVVAADRYAAEDACALIEVDYELLKPVVGLEEAVQSAQLVHEDVPGNVGAHLVQEVAGTDGRGAREAIETAPHTLAFRLDIERSASMPLEGRGVYARWDGRDLRVYSSTQTSTSVRMAVAAALELPLPQVEVIAPDVGGGFGVKIVHPWPEEVLVPWAAMTLGHEIKWTEDRREHFISSAHERGQVQYVRVGFDDDGRVLGLDVTILHDHGAYTPYGIIVPIVTSTQLLGPYKIGAYRVEFTAVYTNTVQVTPYRGAGRPQGVFCMERTMDKIARYLGKDRTEVREVNFIRPDEFPYDQGMTFQDGRPLIYDSGDYPEMLRMVKELIGWDSFEARPGRGIGVGCYVEGTGVGPYEGGHVQVTSDGRVHVSTGLTSQGQGHETVFAQIAATELGVPIERVSVVTGDTRRFGYAVGTFASRAAVVSGNAIALACRKVRDKALRIAADALEADPADLEITDGMVHVAGTPSASIPLSTVAVLANPLRYAFDDETAKATQFSGTASPDRPPIAEGEEPGLEGRDYYSPIRSTFASGMHAAIVETDPDTAEIKVVRYAVVHDCGRLINPMIVEGQIHGGVAQGIGGALYERMVYDAHGQLVNASFMDFLMPYATEIPRVETAHLETPSPLNPLGVKGAGEAGVIPVSAVIASAVEDAEGIQIDRMPISPSELFDLRAAER; from the coding sequence ATGACGACGAGGCTGTTCGGGGAGCCCGTGCAGCGGCGGGAGGACCCCAGGCTGCTCACCGGCCGGGGCCGCTACCTCGACGACCTCGGCCCCGACGCGCTGGCCGCCGCGTTCGTGCGCTCGCCGCACGCGCACGCCCGCATCCGCGGCATCGACGTGGACGCGGCGCTCGACGTCGAAGGGCTCGTCGCCATCTACACCTGGGAGGACCTGCCCGGCCGGGTCGGCCGGCCGCTGCCGCTGCTGATCCCGCACCCGGCGCTCACCCACGGGCGCACCGCCTACCCGCTGGCCAGGGACGTGGTCAGGCACGTCGGCGAGCCGGTGGTCATGGTCGTGGCGGCGGACAGGTACGCCGCCGAGGACGCCTGCGCGCTCATCGAGGTCGACTACGAGCTCCTCAAGCCGGTCGTCGGCCTGGAGGAGGCCGTGCAGAGCGCCCAGCTCGTCCACGAGGACGTGCCCGGCAACGTCGGCGCGCACCTCGTCCAGGAGGTCGCGGGGACCGACGGGCGCGGCGCGCGGGAGGCGATCGAGACCGCGCCGCACACGCTGGCCTTCCGGCTCGACATCGAGCGCAGCGCCAGCATGCCGCTGGAGGGGCGCGGCGTGTACGCCCGGTGGGACGGCCGGGACCTGCGCGTCTACTCCAGCACCCAGACCTCCACCAGCGTCCGCATGGCCGTCGCCGCCGCGCTGGAGCTGCCGCTGCCGCAGGTCGAGGTGATCGCGCCCGACGTGGGCGGCGGCTTCGGGGTGAAGATCGTGCACCCGTGGCCCGAGGAGGTGCTGGTGCCGTGGGCCGCCATGACGCTCGGACACGAGATCAAGTGGACGGAGGACCGCAGGGAGCACTTCATCTCCTCGGCCCACGAGCGCGGCCAGGTCCAGTACGTACGGGTCGGCTTCGACGACGACGGCCGCGTGCTCGGCCTGGACGTGACGATCCTGCACGACCACGGCGCCTACACGCCCTACGGGATCATCGTGCCGATCGTCACCTCCACGCAGCTCCTGGGGCCGTACAAGATCGGGGCGTACCGGGTCGAGTTCACCGCCGTCTACACCAACACCGTGCAGGTCACGCCCTACCGGGGGGCCGGCAGGCCGCAGGGCGTGTTCTGCATGGAGCGGACCATGGACAAGATCGCCCGATACCTGGGCAAGGACCGCACCGAGGTACGCGAGGTCAACTTCATCCGGCCCGACGAGTTCCCCTACGACCAGGGGATGACGTTCCAGGACGGCCGGCCGCTGATCTACGACAGCGGCGACTATCCCGAGATGCTCCGCATGGTCAAGGAGCTGATCGGCTGGGACTCCTTCGAGGCGCGGCCCGGCAGGGGCATCGGCGTCGGGTGCTACGTCGAGGGCACCGGCGTGGGGCCGTACGAGGGCGGGCACGTGCAGGTGACCTCCGACGGGCGGGTGCACGTGTCCACCGGGCTCACCTCGCAGGGGCAGGGGCACGAGACGGTGTTCGCGCAGATCGCGGCCACCGAGCTGGGCGTGCCCATCGAGCGGGTGAGCGTGGTCACCGGCGACACCCGCAGGTTCGGTTACGCCGTGGGCACCTTCGCCTCGCGGGCGGCCGTCGTCAGCGGCAACGCCATCGCGCTGGCCTGCAGGAAAGTACGCGACAAGGCGCTGCGGATCGCCGCCGACGCGCTGGAGGCCGACCCGGCCGACCTGGAGATCACCGACGGCATGGTGCACGTGGCCGGCACGCCGAGCGCGTCCATCCCGCTGTCCACGGTGGCGGTGCTGGCCAACCCGCTGCGCTACGCCTTCGACGACGAGACGGCCAAGGCCACCCAGTTCTCCGGCACCGCGTCGCCCGACCGGCCGCCGATCGCCGAGGGCGAGGAGCCGGGGCTGGAGGGGCGCGACTACTACTCGCCGATCAGGTCCACGTTCGCGTCGGGCATGCACGCGGCGATCGTCGAGACCGACCCGGACACGGCCGAGATCAAGGTGGTGCGCTACGCGGTCGTGCACGACTGCGGCCGGCTGATCAACCCGATGATCGTGGAGGGCCAGATCCACGGGGGAGTGGCGCAGGGCATCGGCGGGGCGCTCTACGAGCGCATGGTGTACGACGCGCACGGCCAGCTCGTCAACGCCTCCTTCATGGACTTCCTCATGCCGTACGCCACCGAGATCCCCCGCGTCGAGACCGCCCACCTGGAGACGCCGTCGCCGCTCAACCCGCTCGGCGTCAAGGGCGCGGGCGAGGCGGGCGTGATCCCCGTCTCCGCGGTCATCGCCTCGGCCGTCGAGGACGCCGAGGGCATCCAGATCGACCGCATGCCCATCTCCCCGTCCGAGCTCTTCGACCTGCGCGCCGCCGAACGATGA
- a CDS encoding (2Fe-2S)-binding protein gives MEHEITLVVNGTARRVGVPARRLLSDCLRHDLGLTGTHVGCEHGVCGCCTVLLDGEPIRSCLTFAVSVDGAEITTVEGLGGEGAPSPGLRSAGSAATGATREGDGSRATEPASRSEAMSAVQRAFAECHGLQCGFCTPGFLCTVTALLRDNPAPTDEEVLEGISGNLCRCTGYQNIVKAVHRAAELLAEEA, from the coding sequence GTGGAGCATGAGATCACGCTCGTCGTCAACGGCACGGCCAGACGGGTCGGCGTGCCCGCCCGCCGCCTGCTGTCCGACTGCCTGCGCCACGACCTCGGCCTGACCGGCACCCACGTCGGCTGCGAGCACGGCGTCTGCGGCTGCTGCACCGTGCTGCTCGACGGGGAGCCGATCCGGTCGTGCCTGACGTTCGCGGTCAGCGTGGACGGGGCCGAGATCACCACGGTCGAGGGGCTGGGCGGCGAGGGAGCGCCGTCGCCTGGACTGAGGAGCGCAGGGAGCGCAGCGACCGGAGCGACGAGGGAAGGCGACGGCTCCAGGGCGACCGAGCCCGCCTCACGGAGTGAGGCCATGAGCGCAGTGCAGAGAGCCTTCGCCGAGTGTCATGGGCTGCAGTGCGGGTTCTGCACGCCGGGGTTCCTGTGCACGGTGACCGCCCTGCTGCGGGACAACCCCGCCCCCACGGACGAGGAGGTGCTGGAGGGCATCTCGGGCAACCTGTGCCGGTGCACCGGCTACCAGAACATCGTCAAGGCCGTCCACCGGGCCGCCGAGCTGCTGGCGGAGGAAGCATGA
- a CDS encoding FAD binding domain-containing protein encodes MKPPPFEYHAPRDLDEALRTLAEVGGKVLAGGQSLIPMLNMRLAAPEHLVDINRVQGLAAMETTRDGVRVGATVRHSQAERAGAHPLLSRALRLVAHPVIRNRGTVVGSLVHADPAAELPAVLAVLGGSVRVARLRGQVRDVGAEEFFVGPMESAVQPGELAVSAFFPALGPRTGAAFEEVARRHGDYALAGVCAVVTLDEDGWVEAARLACIGVGHVPIVVDVTESPADAARIVRDRVEPEGDIHASAAYRRHLAGVLAERAVRNATREAQDRGA; translated from the coding sequence GTGAAGCCGCCCCCGTTCGAGTACCACGCTCCCCGCGACCTCGACGAGGCGCTCAGGACCCTCGCCGAGGTGGGCGGGAAGGTGCTGGCCGGCGGGCAGAGCCTGATCCCCATGCTCAACATGCGGCTGGCCGCTCCCGAGCATCTCGTCGACATCAACCGCGTCCAGGGGCTGGCGGCCATGGAGACGACGCGGGACGGTGTCCGGGTGGGGGCGACGGTCCGGCACTCGCAGGCCGAGCGGGCCGGGGCGCATCCGCTGCTGAGCCGGGCGCTGCGGCTGGTCGCCCACCCGGTGATCCGCAACCGGGGGACCGTGGTGGGCAGCCTCGTGCACGCCGACCCGGCCGCCGAGCTGCCCGCCGTGCTGGCCGTCCTGGGCGGGTCCGTACGGGTGGCCCGCCTGCGGGGGCAGGTGCGCGACGTGGGCGCAGAGGAGTTCTTCGTCGGGCCCATGGAGTCGGCGGTCCAGCCGGGCGAGCTGGCTGTATCAGCATTTTTCCCGGCATTGGGCCCGCGTACCGGGGCAGCCTTCGAGGAGGTGGCCCGGCGGCACGGCGACTACGCCCTGGCCGGCGTCTGCGCCGTCGTCACGCTCGACGAGGACGGCTGGGTCGAGGCCGCCAGGCTCGCCTGCATCGGCGTCGGTCACGTGCCGATCGTGGTGGACGTGACGGAGAGCCCCGCGGACGCGGCGCGGATCGTCCGCGACCGGGTCGAACCCGAGGGCGACATCCACGCCTCGGCCGCCTACCGCCGCCACCTCGCAGGCGTGCTGGCCGAGCGGGCCGTGCGGAACGCGACCAGGGAGGCACAGGATCGTGGAGCATGA
- a CDS encoding uracil-xanthine permease family protein, whose product MVLGWTKHGDGKHLAPGEVVRPDERLSWPRMVGFGAQHVIAMFGATFVFPLVMGLDPNVAVMMSGVATILFLLIVKGKVPSYLGTSASFVGGVLAIRAAYGGDTAGADAIVTGAILVAGFVLALAGLAVHFLGVQIIHRVFPPVVTGAVVMLIGFGLAYVVADVYWPQDHWVALITMLVTFLVIVLFKGFVGRIGVLVGLVAGFVLSWVLDKAAGPVTSVLPGANLRDAAGASCPAEGTYCVATAFPHDRVNFDSVASAPWFGVPNFHAPDFKTSAVLLVLPAVIALIAENIGHVKAVGEMTGTDVDPYVGRAVVADGVGTMVASAVGGSPTTTYAENIGVMAATKVYSTAAYYIAAIIAILFGLCPKFGALVAATPGGVLGGVTVILYGMIGLLGAKIWIENRVDFSDPVNMVPIGAGIILAIGPVSHFIGGDFTLEGIALGTIVVLGGYHLLRAIAGRPARPVGSEAG is encoded by the coding sequence ATGGTTTTGGGATGGACCAAACACGGTGACGGCAAGCACCTGGCGCCCGGAGAGGTGGTCAGGCCCGACGAGCGGCTGAGCTGGCCCAGGATGGTGGGCTTCGGGGCGCAGCACGTGATCGCGATGTTCGGCGCGACGTTCGTCTTCCCCCTGGTGATGGGGCTGGACCCCAACGTCGCCGTGATGATGTCAGGCGTGGCGACGATCCTGTTCCTGCTGATCGTGAAGGGGAAGGTGCCCAGCTACCTCGGCACCAGCGCCTCCTTCGTCGGCGGGGTGCTGGCCATCAGGGCCGCCTACGGCGGGGACACGGCGGGCGCGGACGCGATCGTGACCGGTGCGATCCTGGTCGCCGGGTTCGTGCTGGCGCTGGCCGGGCTGGCCGTCCACTTTCTCGGGGTGCAGATCATCCACCGCGTCTTCCCGCCCGTGGTCACGGGGGCGGTCGTCATGCTGATCGGGTTCGGGCTGGCGTACGTGGTGGCGGACGTCTACTGGCCGCAGGACCACTGGGTCGCGCTCATCACCATGCTGGTCACGTTCCTGGTGATCGTGCTGTTCAAGGGGTTCGTCGGCCGGATCGGGGTGCTGGTCGGGCTGGTCGCCGGGTTCGTGCTGTCGTGGGTGCTGGACAAGGCCGCGGGGCCCGTCACGTCCGTGCTGCCCGGCGCCAACCTGCGGGACGCGGCGGGCGCGAGCTGCCCGGCCGAGGGGACCTACTGCGTGGCCACGGCCTTCCCGCACGACCGGGTGAACTTCGACTCCGTGGCGTCGGCGCCGTGGTTCGGGGTGCCGAACTTCCACGCCCCCGACTTCAAGACCTCCGCCGTGCTGCTGGTGCTGCCCGCCGTCATCGCGCTCATCGCCGAGAACATCGGGCACGTCAAGGCCGTCGGCGAGATGACCGGGACGGACGTGGACCCGTACGTGGGCCGGGCGGTGGTGGCCGACGGGGTGGGCACCATGGTCGCCAGCGCGGTCGGCGGCTCGCCCACCACCACCTACGCCGAGAACATCGGCGTCATGGCGGCCACCAAGGTCTACTCGACCGCCGCCTACTACATCGCCGCGATCATCGCGATCCTGTTCGGGCTCTGCCCCAAGTTCGGCGCGCTGGTCGCCGCGACCCCGGGCGGCGTGCTGGGCGGGGTCACCGTCATCCTGTACGGGATGATCGGCCTCCTCGGCGCCAAGATCTGGATCGAGAACCGCGTCGACTTCTCCGACCCCGTCAACATGGTTCCGATCGGCGCGGGCATCATCCTGGCCATCGGACCCGTGAGCCACTTCATCGGCGGCGACTTCACCCTTGAGGGGATCGCGCTCGGCACCATCGTGGTGCTGGGCGGATACCACCTGCTGCGGGCCATCGCCGGACGGCCCGCCCGGCCGGTCGGGAGCGAGGCCGGGTGA
- a CDS encoding NYN domain-containing protein, which translates to MAVCDKSIPGIERVGVYVDGFNLYYGLRDLAGRRHLWLDLSAMATRLLRPHQRLVAVSYFTAAILNDPPAKARQETYLAATESRGVQVVMGRFQEQAVRCHSCGTVRRTYAEKQSDAALTAAIVADVATSQVDVVMLVSADSDLCAAIHAVRQLDEERGTKTRVIAVFPPRRRSNHLRQLSDAWLPLGDAVIRQSQLPHIVHAPDGCVYHRPQHWN; encoded by the coding sequence ATGGCGGTGTGCGACAAGTCCATTCCCGGAATCGAGCGGGTGGGTGTCTACGTCGACGGCTTCAACCTGTACTACGGCCTGCGGGACCTCGCGGGGCGACGGCATCTCTGGCTCGATCTGAGCGCCATGGCGACCCGCCTGTTGCGGCCGCATCAGCGTCTCGTGGCCGTCAGCTACTTCACGGCCGCGATCCTCAACGATCCACCGGCCAAGGCGCGGCAGGAAACCTATCTGGCCGCGACGGAGAGCCGCGGTGTGCAGGTCGTCATGGGGAGGTTCCAGGAGCAGGCAGTGCGATGCCACTCATGTGGCACCGTACGGCGGACCTACGCCGAGAAGCAGTCCGATGCGGCGCTCACCGCGGCCATAGTGGCGGACGTCGCGACATCTCAGGTGGATGTGGTCATGCTCGTGTCCGCCGATTCCGACCTGTGCGCGGCGATTCACGCCGTCAGGCAGCTGGATGAGGAGCGCGGGACCAAGACCAGGGTGATCGCCGTGTTCCCGCCCCGGAGGCGTTCCAATCACCTGAGGCAGCTCAGTGACGCGTGGTTGCCGCTGGGCGATGCCGTGATCCGCCAGTCGCAGCTTCCCCACATCGTCCACGCGCCCGACGGATGCGTCTACCACCGCCCGCAGCACTGGAACTGA
- a CDS encoding RNA-binding S4 domain-containing protein: MDFELRSEYIPLCDLLKYCGITETGGMAKVLIAEGMVLVDGEVELRKRAKIRSGQVVSGEGFSIHVE, encoded by the coding sequence GTGGATTTCGAACTGCGCTCCGAGTACATCCCGCTGTGTGACCTGCTGAAGTACTGCGGGATCACGGAGACGGGCGGCATGGCCAAGGTGCTGATCGCCGAGGGGATGGTGCTGGTGGACGGAGAGGTGGAGCTGCGCAAGCGCGCCAAGATCCGCTCGGGGCAGGTGGTCAGCGGGGAGGGGTTCTCCATCCACGTGGAGTAG